In Sandaracinaceae bacterium, one DNA window encodes the following:
- a CDS encoding ATP-binding protein yields MTDWQDAWDGAASHFERLPNPVLVIDGEGVVRRCTQPLAGRATSVVTDAALLELCEDADRAPLGAALAAARAGDASHIRVRLVPLPDESEPAALELALAPFGAARSTAVLAIATDITALALEQARLERRERLLVDTQDVAHFGVWEWDLSQPTAEWSEALYQIYGLDPSGHVPTYEDYLTRVHPDDRQRVIDATNGVFQRHEPYDHDERIFRTDGEMRYLHTWAHPVVNASGELVRLLGVCQDITARKKAEAESQQLQDRLAAVFEASPIGLATVVQSGEIIDASPALARLFGASPSALLGSPLSAHLHSQDAARYARFLAGAFASDGRSPRMRLRLKRDGGGAWVRVTAARLQMRGGRSHALLLFEDLSPEVQAKRADELATSRLMKIQELERDAEWKSTLLSVTSHEMKNPLSPMVLLVEMLQTGEYGPLTDEQSDAISLIGQQAERLSHLVRDILDVAKIERGGLRVVPRELDLGALVQRVARTFRPLARQWGVELGCETPDEPLLVEADPERTEQVIVNLLSNALEFTPEHGTVTLRVDAGPRAVAVSVEDTGPGLRPEDRDRLFQAFSQLGAERRAGHRGTGLGLFISKSLVDAHHGKIWVESEPGCGSKFVVELPVREPPRASAP; encoded by the coding sequence ATGACGGACTGGCAGGACGCCTGGGACGGCGCGGCGTCGCACTTCGAGCGACTGCCGAATCCCGTGCTCGTGATCGACGGGGAAGGCGTCGTGCGACGATGCACCCAGCCCCTCGCGGGCCGCGCCACGAGCGTCGTGACCGACGCAGCGCTGCTGGAGCTCTGCGAGGACGCCGATCGAGCGCCCCTCGGCGCGGCCCTCGCGGCGGCGAGGGCCGGAGACGCCTCGCACATCCGCGTGCGCCTGGTCCCCTTGCCGGACGAGAGCGAGCCGGCGGCGCTGGAGCTCGCGCTGGCCCCGTTCGGCGCCGCGCGATCGACGGCGGTCCTCGCCATCGCCACGGACATCACCGCGCTCGCCCTCGAGCAGGCGCGGCTCGAGCGTCGCGAGCGGCTGCTCGTGGACACGCAGGACGTCGCCCACTTCGGCGTCTGGGAGTGGGACCTGAGCCAGCCCACCGCCGAGTGGTCCGAGGCGCTCTATCAGATCTACGGGCTGGACCCGTCGGGCCACGTGCCCACCTACGAGGACTATCTGACGCGCGTCCACCCGGACGACCGCCAGCGCGTGATCGACGCGACGAACGGGGTCTTCCAGCGCCACGAGCCGTATGACCACGACGAGCGGATCTTCCGCACCGACGGGGAGATGCGGTACCTCCACACCTGGGCGCACCCGGTGGTGAACGCGTCGGGCGAGCTGGTGCGGCTCCTCGGGGTCTGTCAGGACATCACGGCCCGGAAGAAGGCGGAGGCGGAGAGCCAGCAGCTCCAGGATCGGCTGGCCGCCGTCTTCGAGGCGTCCCCCATCGGCCTGGCGACCGTCGTCCAGAGCGGAGAGATCATCGACGCGAGCCCCGCCCTCGCCCGACTGTTCGGCGCGTCGCCGAGCGCCCTGCTCGGCAGCCCTCTGTCGGCCCACCTCCACTCCCAGGACGCGGCCCGCTACGCGCGCTTCCTGGCCGGCGCGTTCGCGAGCGACGGGCGCTCGCCGCGGATGCGCCTCCGGCTGAAGCGCGACGGCGGCGGCGCCTGGGTGCGCGTGACGGCCGCGAGGCTCCAGATGCGCGGCGGCCGCTCGCACGCGCTCCTGCTGTTCGAGGACCTCTCGCCCGAGGTGCAGGCGAAGCGCGCCGACGAGCTGGCCACCTCTCGCCTCATGAAGATCCAGGAGCTGGAGCGAGACGCCGAGTGGAAGAGCACGCTGCTCAGCGTCACGTCGCACGAGATGAAGAACCCGCTGAGCCCGATGGTGCTCCTGGTCGAGATGCTGCAGACGGGGGAGTACGGCCCGCTGACCGACGAGCAGTCGGACGCGATCTCCTTGATCGGACAGCAGGCGGAGCGTCTGAGCCATCTCGTGCGGGACATCCTCGACGTCGCGAAGATCGAGCGAGGAGGCCTCCGGGTCGTCCCGCGGGAGCTCGACCTCGGCGCCCTCGTGCAGCGCGTGGCGCGGACGTTCCGCCCCCTGGCGCGGCAGTGGGGCGTGGAGCTCGGCTGTGAGACGCCGGACGAGCCGCTCCTGGTGGAGGCGGACCCGGAGCGCACCGAGCAGGTCATCGTGAACCTCCTCTCCAACGCGCTCGAGTTCACGCCCGAGCACGGGACGGTCACGTTGAGGGTCGACGCCGGCCCGCGCGCGGTCGCCGTCTCGGTCGAGGACACGGGCCCCGGGCTCCGCCCCGAGGACCGCGACCGGCTCTTCCAGGCCTTCAGCCAGCTGGGCGCCGAGCGGCGCGCGGGTCACCGCGGGACCGGCCTGGGCCTGTTCATCTCCAAGAGCCTCGTGGACGCGCACCACGGAAAGATATGGGTCGAGTCCGAGCCGGGCTGCGGCTCCAAGTTCGTCGTGGAGCTCCCGGTCCGCGAACCCCCGCGCGCCTCCGCGCCGTGA
- a CDS encoding right-handed parallel beta-helix repeat-containing protein, producing the protein MLRAQRALAVVLPLALLCALLFACDGEVSPPDGSVDARDGAVMDGGRADGAVDPDPDGGVRDGAVPPDGCVPACEGLACGDDGCGGSCGTCGDGLTCRVGRCEAASCDPGCTVDCPQGCFDLGACTATGGTLDLHANIYTAGVVLEPSGSPSAAVVHYRAAGAATWHRAPESAELPDGRLATSLFELRPETEYEVRVEAGGSTACGTLTTQPIDPPHAATRTIYVDAAAAGGGDGSAASPFRSVQEGVDAARAGTDVVVRPGIYREEVSFRRDGAEGAYIRLMGEPGAILDGTDPVSPSWTADGSGVWYTSWSGDPRYVGRDGVRLYHYLSLAGLRSGRGDDDEPIAEGFFVTGGRLYVRSATDPSGHVFQIPVRNTALGVGSDWIWIEGLEVRWYGEGEYAKGVDVVAADHVVIRGSHIHEMPSPIWVRRGSNDVRVEDNHIHQSSVFDWPWAAAKGTDHENSAVTQGGGRGFIASGNRIHDIFNGIYAGNFTDDRNPAIAYDVDVYANRFTRTGDDVLEPEGACVNHRYRGNVADTMHNGLSLAPITYGPVFALRNRFTDYEQSGIKVSNDSSGRVWIFHNTCYTDQPDTNGMGTSGAFTNMVFRNNIVRGTRYAFEMGRTAMPNDLDYDNWFTTRGAPVIKWSNVRYDDVPAWCAATGLECNGIVDEPQFVDPGARRWALQPSSPNVDAAERLYGVNDQYAGAAPDVGYLELGAPEPPGI; encoded by the coding sequence ATGCTTCGAGCCCAGCGTGCCCTCGCGGTCGTTCTCCCCCTCGCCCTCCTCTGTGCCCTCCTCTTCGCCTGCGACGGCGAGGTCTCACCCCCCGACGGCAGCGTGGACGCGCGCGACGGCGCGGTGATGGACGGCGGCCGCGCCGACGGCGCGGTCGATCCGGACCCGGACGGCGGCGTGCGCGACGGCGCCGTGCCGCCCGACGGATGCGTGCCCGCGTGCGAGGGCCTCGCCTGCGGAGACGACGGCTGCGGCGGGAGCTGCGGCACCTGCGGGGACGGGCTCACCTGCCGGGTGGGTCGCTGCGAGGCGGCGAGCTGCGATCCGGGGTGCACGGTCGATTGCCCGCAGGGCTGCTTCGACCTCGGGGCCTGCACCGCCACGGGCGGGACGCTCGACCTGCACGCGAACATCTACACCGCGGGCGTCGTGCTCGAGCCCTCCGGATCGCCGAGCGCGGCGGTCGTTCACTACCGCGCGGCCGGCGCCGCCACCTGGCACCGCGCGCCCGAGTCGGCGGAGCTCCCCGACGGGCGCCTCGCGACCTCGCTCTTCGAGCTGCGGCCCGAGACCGAATACGAGGTGCGCGTCGAGGCGGGCGGGTCCACGGCCTGCGGCACGCTGACCACGCAGCCCATCGACCCCCCGCACGCGGCCACCCGCACGATCTACGTCGACGCGGCGGCGGCCGGGGGCGGCGACGGCTCGGCGGCCTCGCCCTTCCGCTCCGTCCAGGAGGGCGTCGACGCCGCGCGCGCCGGGACCGACGTCGTCGTGCGCCCGGGGATCTACCGCGAGGAGGTGAGCTTCCGCCGCGACGGCGCGGAGGGCGCCTACATCCGCCTGATGGGAGAGCCCGGCGCCATCCTCGACGGGACCGACCCCGTGTCCCCCTCCTGGACGGCCGACGGATCCGGCGTCTGGTACACGTCCTGGTCGGGTGACCCGCGCTACGTCGGGCGTGACGGCGTGCGGCTCTATCACTACCTCTCGCTCGCCGGGCTGCGCAGCGGGCGGGGCGACGACGACGAGCCCATCGCCGAGGGTTTCTTCGTCACCGGAGGCCGGCTCTACGTGCGGAGCGCGACCGACCCGTCGGGGCACGTCTTCCAGATCCCCGTCCGCAACACCGCGCTCGGCGTGGGCTCGGACTGGATCTGGATCGAGGGGCTCGAGGTGCGCTGGTACGGGGAGGGCGAGTACGCCAAGGGCGTGGACGTCGTGGCGGCGGACCACGTCGTCATCCGCGGCTCGCACATCCACGAGATGCCTTCGCCGATCTGGGTGCGACGCGGCAGCAACGACGTGCGCGTCGAGGACAACCACATCCATCAGTCGAGCGTCTTCGACTGGCCGTGGGCGGCGGCGAAGGGCACGGACCACGAGAACTCCGCCGTCACCCAGGGAGGCGGGCGCGGCTTCATCGCCAGCGGCAACCGCATCCACGACATCTTCAACGGGATCTACGCCGGCAACTTCACCGACGACCGCAACCCGGCCATCGCCTACGACGTCGACGTCTACGCGAACCGATTCACCCGGACCGGCGACGACGTGCTCGAGCCCGAGGGCGCGTGCGTCAACCACCGCTACCGGGGGAACGTCGCCGACACCATGCACAACGGGCTGTCGCTCGCGCCGATCACCTACGGGCCGGTGTTCGCCCTGCGCAACCGCTTCACGGACTACGAGCAGAGCGGCATCAAGGTGAGCAACGACTCGAGCGGCCGGGTCTGGATCTTCCACAACACCTGCTACACGGACCAGCCGGACACCAACGGAATGGGCACCTCGGGCGCCTTCACCAACATGGTGTTCCGCAACAACATCGTGCGGGGGACGCGCTACGCCTTCGAGATGGGCCGGACGGCCATGCCGAACGACCTCGACTACGACAACTGGTTCACCACGCGCGGCGCGCCGGTCATCAAGTGGAGCAACGTGCGCTACGACGATGTGCCCGCCTGGTGCGCGGCGACGGGGCTCGAGTGCAACGGGATCGTCGACGAGCCGCAGTTCGTGGACCCGGGCGCGAGGCGGTGGGCGCTCCAGCCGAGCAGCCCCAACGTCGACGCCGCCGAGCGCCTCTACGGCGTCAACGACCAGTACGCAGGCGCGGCGCCGGACGTCGGCTACCTCGAGCTCGGAGCCCCCGAGCCGCCCGGGATCTGA